In Macadamia integrifolia cultivar HAES 741 unplaced genomic scaffold, SCU_Mint_v3 scaffold1815, whole genome shotgun sequence, a single window of DNA contains:
- the LOC122064916 gene encoding EG45-like domain containing protein, with protein MGMQLRVLTVIAMVIALISAASAASGTATYYSRPYIPSACYGNQDNGVMIAGASDAIWDNKAACGRRYSVRCTGAANTRPHPCRGGTITVEIVDYCANCNGTINLSQDAFQMIADLQAGKIKIEYNQV; from the exons ATGGGTATGCAGCTGCGTGTTCTAACGGTGATAGCCATGGTGATCGCCCTCATCTCAGCTGCATCAGCAGCTTCTGGGACTGCCACTTACTATTCACGACCTTACATTC CCTCAGCGTGCTATGGCAACCAAGATAATGGGGTTATGATCGCGGGAGCAAGCGATGCAATTTGGGATAATAAGGCAGCATGCGGAAGAAGGTACTCTGTGAGATGCACAGGGGCTGCAAACACTCGGCCACATCCTTGTCGTGGGGGAACCATCACTGTGGAGATTGTCGATTACTGTGCCAATTGCAACGGAACCATCAATTTATCTCAAGATGCCTTCCAAATGATCGCTGATCTTCAAGCCggcaaaatcaaaattgaatataaTCA ggtttga